In a genomic window of Methanogenium sp. S4BF:
- a CDS encoding toll/interleukin-1 receptor domain-containing protein, translating into MSNHPKVFISHASEDKERFVVKFAERLRYDGIEAWLDKWEILLGDSLVQKIFDEGLEQSDIIAIVISKYSITKKWVKEELDLAVYRKIEGKCRIIPIIIDDCIVPESIKHTLHVKIQNLNNYDAEYNEIRSTIFGETKKPPLGELPQYLTAVQMHIDKFTHTDNYIAGIICEKALEDDYPFFVTPTQILPIVSGNGITEDEFYDTIEIMDGRGYIEAEQCYGGEIPAIKISTLLLEKYCRQCIDDYDNKVVSVISAIVNENKLENSEIAAESGIKQSIVSHILIYLDNIGKIKTTTAHEGVVLVHPNNMAELKRLLR; encoded by the coding sequence ATGTCAAACCACCCGAAGGTTTTCATTAGTCATGCTAGTGAGGATAAAGAGAGATTTGTTGTAAAGTTTGCAGAAAGACTGCGTTATGATGGGATAGAAGCTTGGTTAGATAAATGGGAAATATTGCTGGGTGACAGTCTAGTCCAGAAAATATTTGATGAAGGTTTAGAGCAATCTGATATCATTGCAATAGTAATATCAAAATATAGTATAACTAAAAAATGGGTTAAAGAAGAGCTTGATTTAGCAGTATATAGAAAAATTGAGGGTAAATGCAGAATAATTCCAATCATTATTGATGATTGCATTGTACCAGAATCAATCAAGCACACACTACATGTGAAAATTCAAAATCTCAACAACTATGATGCTGAATACAATGAAATTCGTTCCACAATATTTGGTGAAACAAAAAAGCCTCCACTAGGTGAACTTCCACAATATCTAACTGCCGTTCAGATGCACATTGACAAGTTTACACATACTGACAACTACATCGCGGGCATTATTTGTGAAAAGGCATTAGAAGATGATTATCCATTTTTTGTAACTCCCACTCAAATATTGCCAATTGTTAGTGGAAATGGCATAACAGAGGATGAATTTTATGATACTATTGAAATAATGGATGGACGGGGGTATATTGAAGCTGAACAATGTTATGGTGGAGAGATTCCAGCAATTAAAATATCAACATTATTACTTGAAAAGTATTGCAGACAATGCATTGATGATTATGACAATAAAGTGGTATCTGTGATTTCAGCCATCGTCAATGAAAATAAGTTGGAAAATTCTGAAATTGCTGCTGAATCTGGAATCAAGCAATCAATTGTATCACACATTCTAATCTATCTGGATAATATTGGAAAAATTAAAACCACAACAGCACATGAAGGAGTAGTACTAGTCCACCCCAATAATATGGCAGAACTGAAGCGATTACTGCGATAG
- a CDS encoding class I SAM-dependent DNA methyltransferase: MKLAPELKSKIDTLWDRFWSGGMSNPLQSIEQMSYLIFMKRLEDMDVVEQNRARARDIAYTSIFEGQDECRWSNWKHYPAEQMLVHVRDVVFPFIKNLHNGEKTLFARQMRDAVFIIPKPSLLQEAVAIIDEMDITAQNRDTQGDIYEYLLSQLSTAGKNGQFRTPRHIIRMMVELVEPDVNDRICDPACGTAGFLINAYEYIIRKYTSPDMLEVDSEGEYHNLIGDNITEQRHWEKLWSDTFYGYDFDSTMARISLMNMMLHGIKAPKIEQKDTLSKLYNEEERYSVVLANPPFKGSIDKSDINDSLSLSTTKTELLFVERMIHLLTIGGRCAVIVPDGVMFGSSRAHKKLRQMLLEENQVEGIVSMPSGVFRPYAGVSTAVLIFAKGGTTEKVWFYDMEADGFSLDDKRTLIDGKGDIPDIIERFRSRRDEVPEDRKGKCFYVPYDEVKENNYDLSISRYKEIEYEEIEYDPPEVIIETIEGIEKQILVNLDELRDLLKKS, translated from the coding sequence ATGAAACTCGCCCCCGAACTTAAATCAAAGATAGACACCCTCTGGGATCGCTTCTGGAGCGGTGGTATGTCCAACCCCCTCCAGTCCATTGAACAGATGTCCTATCTCATCTTCATGAAGCGGCTGGAGGACATGGATGTGGTCGAGCAGAACCGTGCACGGGCACGGGACATCGCCTATACCTCGATCTTTGAGGGACAGGATGAGTGCCGGTGGTCAAACTGGAAGCACTATCCTGCTGAACAGATGCTCGTGCATGTCCGTGATGTTGTCTTCCCGTTCATCAAGAACCTGCACAACGGGGAGAAAACACTCTTCGCACGCCAGATGCGGGACGCGGTCTTCATCATCCCAAAGCCGTCCCTCCTGCAGGAGGCTGTTGCCATTATCGATGAGATGGACATCACTGCACAGAATCGTGATACGCAGGGTGACATCTACGAGTATCTTCTCTCCCAACTCTCCACCGCAGGGAAAAACGGACAGTTCCGGACGCCCCGGCATATCATCCGGATGATGGTGGAACTGGTCGAACCGGATGTCAATGACCGTATCTGTGACCCTGCCTGTGGAACAGCAGGGTTCCTGATCAACGCCTATGAGTACATTATCCGGAAATACACCAGTCCCGATATGCTGGAGGTGGACAGTGAGGGCGAATACCACAATCTCATCGGGGACAATATCACTGAACAGCGGCACTGGGAGAAGCTCTGGAGCGATACGTTCTATGGCTATGATTTTGATTCCACGATGGCCCGCATCTCGCTCATGAACATGATGCTCCACGGGATCAAGGCGCCGAAGATTGAGCAGAAGGATACACTCTCCAAGCTCTACAATGAGGAGGAGCGGTATTCAGTGGTGCTTGCCAATCCACCGTTCAAGGGGAGTATCGACAAGAGTGATATTAACGACAGCCTGAGCCTTTCCACGACAAAGACGGAGCTTCTGTTTGTGGAGCGGATGATTCATCTCCTGACGATTGGAGGGCGGTGTGCCGTAATCGTGCCGGATGGTGTCATGTTCGGGAGTTCACGGGCGCATAAGAAACTCCGCCAGATGCTCCTTGAGGAGAACCAGGTCGAAGGTATTGTCTCCATGCCGTCCGGTGTATTCAGGCCGTATGCAGGGGTCTCCACCGCTGTGCTCATCTTTGCGAAGGGTGGGACAACGGAGAAAGTCTGGTTCTATGATATGGAGGCAGACGGATTTTCACTGGATGACAAACGGACGCTCATTGACGGGAAGGGTGACATCCCTGATATCATCGAGCGCTTTAGGAGCCGGAGGGATGAGGTGCCTGAAGACCGGAAGGGCAAGTGCTTCTATGTGCCGTATGATGAAGTGAAGGAGAATAATTATGACCTCTCGATCTCGCGATATAAGGAGATTGAATATGAAGAGATTGAGTATGACCCTCCTGAAGTGATCATTGAGACAATTGAGGGTATTGAGAAGCAGATATTGGTTAATCTTGATGAGTTGCGGGATTTGTTGAAAAAGAGTTGA
- a CDS encoding DUF6293 family protein codes for MAGIERTIHIIPLGHEIDRAVITFDDTTVDQVYILTGLKERIPELI; via the coding sequence ATGGCTGGAATTGAAAGGACTATTCACATTATCCCACTTGGTCATGAAATTGATCGTGCGGTAATCACATTTGATGATACGACAGTTGATCAGGTTTACATCCTTACCGGGCTCAAAGAACGAATTCCCGAATTGATTTGA
- a CDS encoding DUF6293 family protein — MSKKQLYYAKKVREKLQEKGISVTCIHVNLFDLREVMKTISKIIVEEKAKNNRIFVNMSAAGRLTSVAATLVGMAHDVQVYYVHADEYPDDEKIREVHGLSICSSQEITQLSNFKIVMPDSEGLEILLFLTQRETARMSDILEMMHDKNIEGFEEDFKMIEQFKKKRSVQSRQLMKLDKTIIARLEKNGFVFRTKKGRATYVSITESGIYAAHISGMME, encoded by the coding sequence TTGAGCAAAAAACAACTCTATTACGCTAAAAAAGTAAGAGAAAAATTACAGGAAAAAGGCATATCTGTTACATGTATTCATGTGAACCTCTTCGATTTACGTGAAGTAATGAAAACAATTTCAAAAATAATCGTAGAAGAAAAAGCGAAAAATAACCGAATTTTTGTAAACATGTCAGCTGCAGGGAGGCTAACATCAGTGGCAGCAACACTTGTTGGGATGGCTCATGATGTTCAGGTGTATTACGTCCATGCTGATGAATATCCTGATGATGAAAAAATCAGAGAAGTTCACGGTTTAAGCATTTGTTCTTCTCAGGAAATTACTCAATTATCAAATTTTAAAATTGTAATGCCTGACTCTGAAGGTTTAGAAATACTTCTTTTTCTCACGCAAAGAGAGACCGCCAGAATGAGCGATATTTTGGAAATGATGCATGATAAAAATATTGAAGGTTTCGAGGAGGATTTTAAAATGATTGAACAGTTTAAGAAAAAAAGAAGTGTCCAGAGCAGGCAATTAATGAAACTGGATAAAACGATTATTGCTCGGTTAGAAAAAAATGGATTTGTTTTTCGAACCAAAAAGGGGAGAGCTACGTATGTTTCAATAACCGAATCAGGAATTTATGCAGCACATATCAGTGGGATGATGGAATAA
- a CDS encoding class I SAM-dependent DNA methyltransferase, whose product MSDIVQKLWGFCHTLRHEGIDYGDYIEQITYLLFLKMSDERDIELPACCDWQSLKGLSGTELTDHYTDTLRTLGKSEGLLGDIFAGALSRFHNPVSLKKIISLIDETEWTGLDIDVKALAFEGLLEKAASEGKKGAGQYFTPRIVIQSIVRCMKPDPRGTREFTIMDPACGTGGFLVCAYEWLKAVTSGGAIDRDLARRIKESTYYGQELVERPRRLALMNLYLHNLQPVIKLGDSIYEVPDAQRFDVILTNPPFGTKGANQSPGREDFTIETSNKQLNFIQHVMTILKPGGRAAVVVPDNVLFADQAGEIFKVLCEDCDLHTVLRLPDGTFTPYSPGTKTNVIFFTKGLPTEHTWVYDCRTNIPKITKKDRPLTREHFAEFEQCFGDDPNGRSPRDPNDSTADRWHKFHISELKERDYKIDSLKWLRDDSLESTEDLPLPEELAAEAIDELEAAVAELNAILDLMGNGYAADE is encoded by the coding sequence ATGAGCGATATCGTGCAGAAACTTTGGGGCTTTTGTCATACCTTACGGCATGAAGGGATTGATTACGGAGATTATATCGAACAGATCACCTATCTGCTCTTTTTAAAGATGTCAGATGAGCGGGATATCGAACTTCCGGCATGCTGTGACTGGCAATCACTGAAGGGACTCTCAGGAACAGAACTCACCGACCACTACACCGATACCCTGCGAACTCTTGGCAAGTCAGAGGGGCTTCTGGGCGATATCTTCGCAGGTGCCCTTTCCCGGTTTCACAATCCGGTGAGCCTGAAGAAGATCATTTCTCTTATCGATGAGACAGAGTGGACAGGACTCGACATAGATGTGAAGGCGCTGGCCTTCGAGGGCCTGTTAGAGAAGGCGGCAAGCGAGGGGAAGAAAGGTGCCGGGCAGTACTTCACGCCGCGTATTGTGATCCAGTCTATCGTGCGGTGCATGAAGCCCGACCCACGGGGCACTCGTGAATTCACCATCATGGACCCTGCCTGCGGAACCGGCGGGTTTCTGGTCTGTGCCTATGAGTGGCTAAAGGCAGTGACGAGCGGCGGAGCGATTGACCGCGACCTTGCACGGCGTATCAAGGAGAGCACCTACTACGGGCAGGAACTCGTCGAACGGCCGCGGCGGCTTGCCTTGATGAACCTCTACCTGCATAACCTACAGCCGGTGATTAAGCTCGGCGACTCCATCTATGAGGTGCCGGACGCACAACGCTTTGATGTGATCCTGACAAACCCACCGTTCGGGACGAAAGGAGCGAACCAGTCACCGGGCCGTGAGGACTTCACAATTGAGACCTCCAATAAGCAGCTCAACTTCATCCAGCACGTAATGACCATCCTCAAGCCCGGTGGACGGGCAGCGGTGGTCGTGCCGGACAACGTGCTCTTTGCCGATCAGGCGGGAGAGATATTCAAGGTGCTCTGCGAGGACTGCGACCTACACACCGTGCTCCGCCTCCCCGACGGCACCTTCACTCCCTACTCCCCCGGCACGAAGACGAACGTGATCTTCTTCACGAAGGGCCTTCCCACCGAGCACACCTGGGTCTACGACTGCCGCACAAACATCCCGAAGATCACGAAGAAAGACCGTCCCCTAACGCGGGAACACTTTGCCGAGTTCGAGCAGTGCTTCGGCGACGACCCGAACGGCCGTTCGCCTCGTGACCCGAATGACTCCACCGCCGACCGATGGCATAAATTCCACATCTCGGAGCTCAAGGAACGCGACTACAAGATTGACTCCCTGAAGTGGCTTCGGGACGACTCCCTTGAATCAACTGAAGATCTCCCCCTACCGGAGGAGCTTGCCGCAGAAGCGATTGATGAGCTGGAGGCAGCGGTGGCAGAGCTGAACGCGATCCTAGATCTGATGGGGAATGGGTATGCAGCAGACGAGTGA
- a CDS encoding restriction endonuclease subunit S: MQQTSEVPEGWAKTPLVTCVDILDNQRIPVNSKEREKRFGDIPYYGATGQVGWINDYLFDEELLLIGEDGAPFFDKTKQIAYVIQGKSWVNNHAHVIRAIKELTSNKFLKYYLNFFDYNGYVTGTTRYKLNQGSMKKIPIILPPLAEQHRIVTAIEALFARLDAAEARLERVPGIVHQFRQAIYWGLLTDFENSKKYVIKDVIVGTPQNGLYKPSSKYGAGTPIIRIDSFYEGKITDQIILKRLDCSESEINKFQLYDGDILINRVNSLDFLGKCALIENIEENTVFESNMMRITPNTNIINQKYLNHVLCSPFIKNQILKKAKNAVNQSSINQKDVTSLVIYCRPLPEQHEIARRVDALFSLADQIEANVAAAKDRTAKLCQSILAQAFSGQLVPTEAELARREGREYEDANTLLMRIKAEK, translated from the coding sequence ATGCAGCAGACGAGTGAGGTGCCGGAAGGGTGGGCCAAAACTCCTTTGGTGACATGTGTTGACATCCTCGATAATCAACGGATTCCTGTAAATTCTAAAGAGAGGGAGAAACGTTTTGGGGATATTCCTTATTACGGTGCAACAGGTCAAGTTGGATGGATAAATGACTATCTGTTTGATGAGGAACTGCTATTGATTGGTGAGGATGGAGCACCATTCTTTGACAAAACAAAACAGATTGCATATGTTATTCAGGGAAAATCATGGGTTAACAACCATGCTCATGTTATTAGGGCAATTAAAGAACTCACAAGCAATAAATTCCTAAAATATTATCTCAATTTTTTTGATTATAATGGATATGTCACAGGTACTACTAGATATAAATTAAACCAAGGTTCAATGAAAAAAATCCCTATTATTCTCCCCCCTCTCGCCGAACAGCACCGCATCGTCACCGCCATCGAGGCGCTCTTCGCCCGGCTGGACGCGGCGGAGGCACGGCTGGAGCGGGTGCCGGGCATTGTGCATCAGTTCCGACAGGCCATTTATTGGGGGCTTCTAACAGATTTTGAAAACTCAAAAAAATATGTAATTAAAGATGTAATTGTTGGCACACCCCAAAACGGGTTATACAAACCGTCTTCAAAATATGGGGCTGGGACGCCAATAATTAGGATCGATTCATTTTATGAGGGTAAAATTACGGATCAAATAATACTAAAAAGATTGGACTGTTCTGAATCAGAAATAAATAAATTCCAACTATATGATGGAGATATTTTAATTAACCGAGTAAATAGTCTTGATTTTCTCGGTAAATGCGCCCTTATTGAAAATATTGAAGAAAATACTGTTTTTGAATCGAATATGATGCGGATAACCCCTAATACAAACATCATCAATCAAAAATATCTAAATCATGTCCTATGCAGCCCTTTTATAAAAAATCAGATCTTGAAAAAGGCAAAAAATGCTGTCAATCAATCGAGTATAAATCAAAAAGATGTAACTTCTTTAGTTATTTATTGTCGCCCTCTCCCCGAACAACATGAAATAGCCCGGCGCGTCGATGCCCTCTTTTCTCTCGCCGACCAGATTGAGGCAAATGTCGCAGCTGCGAAGGACCGTACCGCAAAACTCTGCCAGTCAATTCTTGCCCAGGCATTCTCCGGGCAGCTGGTGCCAACCGAGGCGGAACTGGCCCGGCGGGAGGGGCGTGAGTATGAGGATGCAAATACTCTTTTAATGAGAATCAAGGCAGAAAAATGA